CGTCCTTTCCCTTTCATGTCTGGTACCTTTTCAAATGCCTCAGGCAATGTCGTCAATCAGGTTTCTGATATCCTGGACAGTCAAATGCTGGCCAGCCAATCTCGCCACTTCTTGGCCATCTTTGAACACCAGGAAGGCGGGCAGCCCCATCACGCGATGTTCGATGCACAGCCTGCGGTTTTCAGCACTGTTTATTTTAACTATTTTAACCCTGTCCTTAAACGCCTCGGCCAGCCTTTCCACTTCCGGCATCAGCTTCAGGCAAGGCTGGCAAGACGGGCCCCAAAAATCCACAATCACCGGTTGAGTCGCTTGAAGCACCTCCTCCTCAAAGTTTTCCTTGCTGACCTGAATCATCCAAATCCCTCCTTGCTGATTTCAGTTTCCGTTTTTTTCGATGATAAACGACATGCCGTCGGCAAGCTTGGTCATCTTGCCCAAAAACATGCTCCCTTTGCCCACGAACATGCTATTATTTATTTCTCCGCTCATGATCATCTCCCTGGCGTGGCCCAGGAACGGGACCGCTGACGGGACATGGCCCTGGGTGGGGGCAAATCCGGGCATGCCGTATTTCCTTTCAAAGCCGTCAATTTCCGTTTTGTCCATCTCTCCCCGCAACACCGCCATGCCGGCAATGATCCGATAGTTGCCCCGGGGAACGTTCCCGTTGCCGTTCGGCTCAGTAATATCGGGGTTATGCAGTTCGACCGCGTATTTGTCTATGTCCAAAATACCCTTGCCGATCCGTTCCAGCGGTTTAACGATGAGCGACTGGTAAATCGCCTGGGCGGAGGAACCGGCGTGAATCTCATGCTTGCCGATGGCGTCCAAACGAATGAAGGGGCTTCGTCCATCATCGCTGCCCAGCACAATGGCAAACGCTCCCATCTGGTCCTCAATCACCGGCATGTTGTGCTTGAGGTTTCCAGCAAATTTCATGCCCAGTTTGGCCACGGACCCGCCGCCGATCACGGCCACATTGTTGTGCACGCCGGCCTGGACAAGGCTGGCCGCTATAGTAACCGCATGGGCCGGCCCGCAGCAAAATGCCTTAACATCGCAGCCCGACGCGTTAAGGCACCCGGCATGTTCGGCGATCGCCTTGCCCATGTTGCCTCCGCCCCGCTGGTAGCGGTCCCCCACCGCCTCCTCGTCGCAGGCAATTGCATAGTCTATCTGGTCAGCCGTCACCTCAAAAGCGCGCAGGACATGTCTGAGCGCCACAATACCCGAGGCTTTGTTGCACAGGTTTTCCAATAATATCTGCGGCGTAAGAAACCGGTCTTCCTCGTGCCCTTGCTCCACGCAGCCGATCAGCCGCTCCTTGTCGACGTACAGCGGCTGTGCAACGCCGTCGGCAATCTTTTTTTCAATATCCGGCAATCGCACCCCGCATCCCAGGCATTTCAAGTCTTCTTCACCAATCAGCGGATGAGCGGCTAGTCTTCTTTTAACCTCCTCCTGTAGAAACCGTTCCTCCAGGTGTACAAGGTTGAAAACATCAGCAATTTTCAACCAGCCATAAAATTCCGTTTCAGGCAAGATCTCCCCCCAGCGGCTGAACCGCCTGGCGCCAGGCACCTTTTTGTCTGACCACGACCGTTCATACTCGTACAATTTGTCCGGTCTTAGGTTGCCGATAAAGACCTGGTTCGGCGGATAAGCGACCGCGTCTTCAAAACTGCGCAGGCTGGAAAGAATGCTGAAAAGAACCTGGGGATTTTTTGCTATCTCCCTCTCCGGCTTGGACCCGTAACGCACCAAGCTGGGA
The Peptococcaceae bacterium genome window above contains:
- a CDS encoding thioredoxin family protein — protein: MIQVSKENFEEEVLQATQPVIVDFWGPSCQPCLKLMPEVERLAEAFKDRVKIVKINSAENRRLCIEHRVMGLPAFLVFKDGQEVARLAGQHLTVQDIRNLIDDIA
- the grdC gene encoding glycine/sarcosine/betaine reductase complex component C subunit beta, translating into MKYPVIKGAAYVIAHVPSLVRYGSKPEREIAKNPQVLFSILSSLRSFEDAVAYPPNQVFIGNLRPDKLYEYERSWSDKKVPGARRFSRWGEILPETEFYGWLKIADVFNLVHLEERFLQEEVKRRLAAHPLIGEEDLKCLGCGVRLPDIEKKIADGVAQPLYVDKERLIGCVEQGHEEDRFLTPQILLENLCNKASGIVALRHVLRAFEVTADQIDYAIACDEEAVGDRYQRGGGNMGKAIAEHAGCLNASGCDVKAFCCGPAHAVTIAASLVQAGVHNNVAVIGGGSVAKLGMKFAGNLKHNMPVIEDQMGAFAIVLGSDDGRSPFIRLDAIGKHEIHAGSSAQAIYQSLIVKPLERIGKGILDIDKYAVELHNPDITEPNGNGNVPRGNYRIIAGMAVLRGEMDKTEIDGFERKYGMPGFAPTQGHVPSAVPFLGHAREMIMSGEINNSMFVGKGSMFLGKMTKLADGMSFIIEKNGN